A single region of the Salvia miltiorrhiza cultivar Shanhuang (shh) chromosome 8, IMPLAD_Smil_shh, whole genome shotgun sequence genome encodes:
- the LOC131001919 gene encoding protein PHOSPHATE STARVATION RESPONSE 1-like, with the protein MAPALFKKKSSETRSNEVPASGALSRSLHILPSLSEEKYPKLPDSPQVTLVHELTTNLLSTDTRTAGHLFSSASVSLGHSSLSPDLSRLKIPPFISEPLNDKGSFHSSQSSPTVTGASQSERKSVSWTTDASDVPPHHNQVENDRDVVSSEDSAKRTDWREWADQLVTVDDTLDLNLSDLLVDVNVPDLDAKLLELPPDFSTYQPQVHQHRLLSVSTGQTLSAVTSPYASSATKARMRWTPELHEVFTEAVNKLGGGERATPKGVLKLMNVEGLTIYHVKSHLQKYRTARHKPESSEGTSEKKSRNVAETASLDLKTAMGITEALRLQMEVQKQLHDQLEIQRNLQFRIEEQGKHLQMMFEQQRKMEEGKQRGSSSNRDDNFPSPTIETQPCVGKTEAESPDHDQSSAKEIPPLEHADEEEESSERRTCKDHEANAGGGCSPPTKRAKTDETVNSSKKSVDLTI; encoded by the exons ATGGCCCCTGcattatttaagaaaaagtCTAGTGAAACACGTTCAAATGAAGTCCCAGCCTCTGGAGCTTTGTCCAGATCTTTGCACATTCTACCTTCACTTTCCGAAGAAAAGTACCCCAAACTTCCAGATTCGCCGCAGGTTACTTTAGTACACGAACTGACTACAAATCTACTATCAACCGACACCAGAACTGCTGGGCATTTGTTTTCATCGGCCTCTGTTAGTCTTGGTCATTCTTCTTTGTCGCCTGACTTGAGCCGATTAAAAATCCCGCCTTTCATTTCCGAGCCATTGAATGATAAGGGATCTTTTCACTCAAGCCAATCGTCCCCCACGGTTACTGGAGCTAGCCAGTCAGAAAGGAAAAGTGTTTCGTGGACTACAGATGCCTCGGATGTGCCTCCCCATCATAATCAAGTAGAAAATGATAGAGATGTGGTGTCATCGGAAGACTCTGCTAAGAGAACAGACTGGCGAGAGTGGGCCGATCAGTTAGTCACAGTCGATGACACGCTTGATTTGAATTTGAGTGATCTCCTTGTTGATGTTAATGTTCCAGATCTTGATGCCAAG CTGCTGGAATTGCCACCAGACTTCTCGACATACCAGCCGCAGGTCCATCAGCATCGCCTTCTTTCAGTTTCAACAGGGCAAACGCTTTCTGCAGTTACGTCTCCTTATGCTTCATCAGCAACCAAAGCACGGATGCGTTGGACGCCAGAACTTCATGAAGTTTTCACGGAGGCTGTGAATAAACTTGGTGGTGGTGAAC GAGCCACGCCAAAAGGTGTCTTGAAACTCATGAATGTCGAAGGCCTTACTATCTATCACGTGAAGAGCCACTTGCAG AAATACAGAACTGCGAGACACAAGCCAGAGTCATCAGAAG GAACATCAGAGAAGAAATCGAGAAATGTTGCTGAAACGGCATCTCTGGACTTGAAGAC TGCAATGGGGATAACCGAAGCGCTCAGGTTGCAGATGGAAGTCCAGAAGCAGCTTCACGACCAGCTTGAG ATTCAAAGAAATCTGCAGTTTCGGATCGAAGAACAAGGGAAGCACCTCCAGATGATGTTCGAACAGCAGCGAAAGATGGAGGAAGGAAAGCAGAGAGGCTCGTCATCGAACAGAGACGATAACTTCCCATCACCTACGATAGAAACGCAGCCTTGTGTTGGTAAAACTGAAGCAGAATCACCCGACCATGATCAGTCCAGCGCCAAAGAGATCCCACCTCTCGAGCATgcagatgaggaagaagaaTCGTCCGAAAGAAGAACCTGCAAGGACCATGAGGCGAATGCCGGTGGTGGGTGCAGCCCACCAACGAAACGAGCCAAGACTGATGAAACAGTAAACTCTTCCAAGAAATCAGTTGATCTCACAATTTGA
- the LOC131001918 gene encoding protein IQ-DOMAIN 3-like, translating into MGKRRSLFSALKKALACESKQNQGKSTRKKRGCFRRQQSVNQEASSAEKAIVLQASPPPTPREEVKLLEAESEQNRHAYSVALVTAMAAEAAVAAANAAAEVVRLRAAAYSSGKTKEEIASIKIQAAFRGYMARRVLRALRGLVRLKSVVGGKSVERQAAASLKCMQTMARLQSEIRARRIRLLEENPSVLKQRPNDDLEKSRALKGDNWDQSSRSKEQIEADKHYRKEAAMRRERALAYAYSHQTFRNPSDSTNEMLVDPSNPGWGWSWLERWMAGRPWEKGDLVEYKACNGLVAVAKASGRAGALRGDTKAQSPTAQGGSRPPSRQSPSTPKSKAGGRIRPPSPRGVISTDDDSRSLNSTQSEQCRRRSSYAGSSLRDDESLASSPAVPGYMAYTESARARSRLPSPQGSETAGSAKKRLSFSGSPVRPKRHSTPTKTGASP; encoded by the exons ATGGGGAAGAGAAGGTCCTTGTTTTCTGCATTGAAGAAAGCTCTCGCTTGTGAATCCAAACAAAATCAAGGAAAg AGCACTAGGAAAAAAAGAGGATGTTTCCGGAGGCAACAGAGCGTAAATCAGGAGGCGTCCAGCGCAGAGAAGGCCATAGTCCTTCAAGCAAGTCCACCTCCAACTCCAAGGGAGGAGGTGAAGTTGCTCGAAGCAGAGAGCGAACAGAATAGGCACGCCTATTCTGTTGCTCTCGTGACTGCCATGGCTGCTGAAGCTGCCGTTGCAGCAGCTAATGCTGCTGCAGAGGTTGTGCGCCTCAGAGCTGCAGCGTATAGCTCAGGCAAGACAAAGGAAGAGATAGCTTCCATCAAGATCCAGGCAGCTTTCCGAGGTTACATg GCAAGGAGAGTGTTGAGAGCTCTGAGAGGCCTCGTGAGGCTGAAATCTGTGGTGGGAGGGAAGTCAGTCGAGCGCCAAGCAGCAGCGAGCTTGAAGTGTATGCAGACGATGGCTCGTCTACAATCTGAGATTCGTGCAAGGCGAATCAGATTGTTGGAGGAGAATCCGTCCGTTCTTAAACAGAGGCCTAACGATGATCTTGAGAAGTCGAGGGCGTTG AAAGGAGATAACTGGGATCAAAGTTCGCGATCTAAAGAGCAGATTGAGGCAGACAAGCATTATAGGAAAGAAGCTGCTATGAGGAGAGAGAGGGCCTTAGCTTATGCATATTCACATCAG ACATTTAGGAATCCCTCGGATTCCACGAACGAAATGCTCGTGGATCCGAGCAATCCCGGATGGGGATGGAGCTGGTTGGAGAGGTGGATGGCTGGGCGGCCATGGGAAAAGGGCGATTTGGTTGAGTACAAAGCCTGCAACGGCCTCGTAGCAGTAGCGAAGGCCTCGGGCCGTGCTGGAGCTCTTCGTGGAGACACAAAGGCTCAGTCTCCGACTGCCCAGGGAGGCAGTCGGCCTCCCAGCAGGCAGTCGCCCTCGACTCCCAAGTCGAAGGCTGGAGGTAGAATTCGGCCTCCAAGCCCAAGGGGGGTTATTAGCACGGATGATGACTCGAGGAGCTTGAATAGCACTCAATCCGAGCAATGCCGGAGGCGTAGTAGCTATGCGGGCTCGTCGTTGAGAGACGACGAGAGCCTTGCTAGCTCACCTGCGGTTCCGGGCTACATGGCCTACACAGAGTCAGCACGGGCTAGGTCACGGTTGCCTAGCCCGCAGGGGTCGGAGACAGCCGGTTCTGCAAAGAAACGGTTGTCTTTCTCCGGATCCCCTGTGCGACCTAAGAGGCATTCGACTCCCACGAAGACCGGTGCTAGTCCTTAA
- the LOC131001917 gene encoding F-box/kelch-repeat protein At3g23880-like, which yields MEETNDQSRNTKIRRKSHHLPEEIIAEILARLPVRSLLRFRCVSQSWRRLISSRHFCDAHLQISSKDPNFSRRRAIATVLLPFYTLKQCSLHSLLLGPAADAADLDYPMKNPRNSIRVVGCCNGLVCIAVNGKHFFLWNPSTKRHKKLADADDRMKSGLFITKYGFGFDETNDDYKVLGILSGFCNSGRYESVVKIYSLRRDSWKVIDAFKDGLPFDDNGKFVSGKLHWGRRFGMESKWDIVCLDLGSESCVSVNQPSYLDGGFIPSLGVIWGSLCVMCDFPKVSVDVWVLKDSWMKLVVLPYFDDPWKGPYSTPLCIGGKGEILLVYGSAFIVYNPKQASFRRPKITNIGTFLEADVYVESLVPLDGY from the coding sequence ATGGAAGAAACCAACGATCAATCCAGGAACACCAAAATCCGCCGCAAATCCCACCATCTCCCCGAAGAAATCATCGCCGAAATCCTCGCGAGGCTCCCCGTCCGATCCCTCCTCCGATTCCGCTGCGTCTCCCAATCATGGCGCCGCCTCATCTCCAGCCGCCACTTCTGCGACGCCCATCTCCAGATCTCGTCGAAAGATCCCAACTTTTCCCGCCGGAGAGCGATCGCCACCGTGTTGCTGCCGTTCTACACCTTGAAGCAGTGCTCCCTGCATTCCCTCCTGCTGGGGCCGGCCGCGGACGCCGCCGATTTGGATTATCCGATGAAGAATCCTCGGAACTCAATCCGCGTCGTCGGCTGCTGTAATGGGCTCGTCTGCATCGCCGTTAACGGCAAGCATTTCTTCCTCTGGAATCCCTCCACAAAGAGGCACAAGAAATTAGCCGATGCGGATGATAGGATGAAGAGCGGTTTGTTCATCACCAAATATGGATTCGGATTCGATGAGACTAACGATGATTACAAGGTCTTGGGGATCTTGTCCGGATTCTGCAATAGCGGCAGGTACGAGAGTGTGGTGAAAATCTACAGCTTGAGGCGTGATTCTTGGAAGGTGATCGATGCGTTCAAGGATGGATTGCCGTTTGATGATAACGGCAAGTTTGTGAGTGGGAAGCTTCATTGGGGGAGGAGGTTTGGGATGGAGTCGAAGTGGGATATTGTGTGCTTGGATTTAGGGAGTGAGTCGTGCGTGAGTGTGAATCAGCCGAGCTACTTGGATGGCGGCTTCATCCCGTCGTTAGGGGTGATTTGGGGAAGCCTTTGTGTGATGTGTGATTTCCCTAAGGTTAGTGTGGATGTGTGGGTTTTGAAGGATTCTTGGATGAAATTGGTGGTGCTTCCATATTTTGATGATCCATGGAAAGGCCCTTACTCCACGCCATTGTGCATTGGAGGAAAGGGTGAAATCTTGTTGGTTTATGGCTCCGCTTTTATCGTCTATAATCCCAAACAGGCTTCATTTAGGCGTCCCAAGATAACAAATATAGGCACTTTTCTTGAGGCCGATGTCTATGTTGAAAGTTTAGTCCCACTTGATGGTTACtga